AAATTCCAGGAAAGGTCTTAGCTGAACTTATTTCAAATACTATTTTTTCTACCTCTAAAGAAGAAAGTCATTTTGTATTAGGAGGTATTTATTTTGAACCTATAAAAGAGGAAGGTATTTTAAGAGCTGTTGCTTCAGATGGGCATAGACTGGTTAAACTTGATAGAGAAGTAATAGGAATAGAAAATGTAAATTTTAACGAAGGATTTATCGTGGGAAGAAAAGCTGCTAAACAAATAGAAGATATTGCAGAAGAAGAATTAATAGTAAAATTGGGGTATATAAACAATTATGTAGTAATATGGACATCAAATTCGGTCTTTTTTGCAAGAACTATTGAAGGAACTTATCCAGATTATAGAAGCGTAATACCTTCTCATTATGAAAATGTTTTAAAAGTAGATAGAAAACTGCTAATGGATGCTTTAAAAAGGGTGTCTCTAATAATACCAGAAAAATTTAAACCTGTTACTTTTGATCTAAAACCTGACGAAATCATTCTTTCTTCTCAAGAAGTAGAATTAGGAAAAGCTCAGATTAAGCTTAGTGCTATTTATGAAGGAAAACCTCTTACAGTAAATTATAATGCGGATTATATTTTAGATGCTTTAGAAGTAATGAATTCAGAAGAAGTAGAAATAAAAATAGGTGAAGAGAGAACTCCTGCTTTAATAACCGGTAGAAGAGACGAAGGTTTTCTTTATTTGGTAATGCCTATGATCTTATAAAGATTATGAAGATTCTCAGTAAAAAAGAAAAGGAATCTCAAAAAAATATGGATTTTACCCAAAATTACGAAGCAAGTAGCATCAAGGTCCTCTCTGGTTTAGAGGGAGTCAGAGCTCGTCCTGCAATGTATATAGGATCAACAGATATCTCGGGTTTTCATCATCTTTTATGGGAAGTTCTTGATAATGCGGTTGATGAAGCTTTAGCTGGATATGCTACAGAAATAATTGTAACTCTTCATAAAGATGGATCTGCAAGTTGTGAAGATAATGGTAGGGGGATTCCAACAGATATACATCCTGAAGAAGGTATTTCAGCACTTGAGCTTGTAATGACAAGACTTCATGCTGGTGCTAAGTTTGATCACGGTGTGTATAAAGTTTCTGGAGGTCTTCACGGAGTAGGTGTTTCTGTAGTTAATGCCCTTTCAGAATGGTTAATTGCTGAAGTTTATAGAGATGGAAAAATTTTTAGACAAACTTATAAAAGAGGAATCCCCGACGGTCCGATACAAGTTGTAGGTGAAACTAAGAAAAGGGGAACCTTGGTAAGATTTAAACCTGATCCGGAAATTTTTGGGAACTTAGAATTTGATTTAGAAATAGTTCAAAAAAGAATAAAAGAATTATCTTATTTAAATCCAGAAATCAAATTTTATTTAATTGATGAAAGAATCGGATTTTTTGAGAAATATCATTACAAAGGCGGTATTGTTGAGTTAGTAAAAGCTCTAAATGCTAAAAAAAATCCTATTCATTCAAAGGTTATTTATATTTCAGGAGAAAAAGAAAATGTTAAAGTAGAAGTAGCTATTCAATATAATTCAAGTTATACAGAAACTTTATACAGTTATGTAAATAATATTCATACCAAGGAAGGAGGAACCCACGTTATTGGTTTTAGAAGTGCATTAACAAAAGCTATAAACAGATATATTTCCGATGAAAAAATTCCTAAACAATTTAAGATCAAAGTGGAAGGTGAAGATGTAAAAGATGGACTTTGTGCTGTTATATCTCTAAAAGTGCCTGATCCTCAATTTGAAGGTCAAACAAAAATGAAGCTCGGAAATAGCGAAATTAAACCTATTGTTGAATCTATTGTATATGAAGGTTTAATAAAATTTTTAGAAGAAAACCCAAGTGAAGCTAAAAAAATTATTCAAAAAATAACTATTGCTGCTAAAGCAAGAGAAGCTTCCAAAAAAGCAAGAGAACTTATAAGAAAAAAGAGTGAAATAGAAGAATTTTTAGTAGCTGGAAAGCTTGCAGATTGTTCTGAAAAAGATCCTGAAAAAAGAGAACTTTTTATAGTAGAAGGAGATTCTGCAGGAGGCTCAGCTAAACAAGCAAGGGATCGTAGATTTCAAGCTATTCTTCCTTTAAGAGGAAAAATCTTAAATGTAGAAAAGGCAAATATAGAAAAAATGCTTTCCTCAGAAGAGATAAAAAGTATAATTGCAGCTTTGGGAGCTGGCATAGGACCTGATAATTTTAATCCTGAAAAATGTAGATATCATAAAATTATAATTATGACTGATGCTGATATAGATGGAGCACACATTAGAACTCTTCTTCTTACTTTTTTCTATCGACAAATGCCTGAATTAATAGAAAAAGGCTGGCTTTTCATAGCTCAACCTCCTCTTTATCGAGTCGTAGAGGGAAAAAAAGAAACCTATTTAAAAGATGATGAAGAATTGGACAAGTATATTTTAAAAAGAATTTCAGAAGGAGTAAAAGCCTATTTTATAAAAGACTCTCTTAAAGAAAAAATAGAAATTAAAGACTTTCGCAACCTCTTCTTAACCTGTGCAAAACTTGATAGAATATTGTTAAATCTCTTCAAAAAAAATTATCCTCCTCAAGTTATCTTACTACTTTTGAAAGCAGGACTAAACAATCTTTCTTTCTTTGAAGACCTTTCTAAAATGGAATCCTTAGCTAAGGATTGTCAAAATTTAGGTTTCAAAATCTCTAAAATAAAACCAAGTGATTATAATCCTAAATACTATGAATTTTTTATATATTCAGAAAAGGAAAGCTTTATTTCAACTCGTATAGGCCCTGAACTTATTTTAGAAAAAGATTATAGAGAAGCCTTTAAAATTTTTGAAAACTTAAGACCTTATGTTTTTTATAAATTACAAATTGTTTATAAAGATTCAATTAAGGTATGGGAAAATTGGATCTTTTATATAGGGGAATTTTTACAATATTTAAGAGAGGAAGGAAGAAAGGGGCTTTTTATTCAAAGATATAAAGGTCTTGGAGAAATGAATTCTAAACAATTGTGGGAAACTACTATGGATCCAAAAAACAGAGTTCTTAAAAAGGTAAGTATTTATGATGCAGAAAAAGCTGATGAACTCTTTTCTATTCTTATGGGTGAAGATGTAGAACCTCGTAAAGAATTTATTTATCAACATGCCTTAGAATATAGAGAACTTGATATTTAAACAAAAATGAATTCAAAATTACTTAAAAAAAATTTAAAATTAGTTTTATCTAAAAAAGAAATCTCTCAAAAAATTAAAGAATTAGCTAAAAAAATTGAAAAAGATTATAAGGATGAGCCTTTAATATTTATTGGAACCCTTAAAGGAGCTTTTATTTTTTTAGCTGATCTAGTGAGAAATATTAAAAATCCCAATGTGGAAATCGATTTTGTAAGGGTTAGAAGTTATGGATTTTCGGATACATCTTCTGGTAAAGTAGAAATTACAAAAGATATTGAAGTTTCCTTAGAAGGTAAAAATGTTATCTTAGTAGAAGATATAGTTGATACAGGTATTACTTTAGAATTTCTTTATAATTACATAAAAACCCTTAATCCTAAGAGTTTAAAAATTTGCGTTTTAATTGATAAAAAAGAAAGAAGAAAAGTAAGGATTCCTATAGATTATGTAGGTTTCGAAATAGAAAAAGGTTTTTTAGTAGGTTATGGACTTGATTTTGCTGAAAAATATAGGCATTTACCTCACATAAAAGAGGTTATAAAAAATGAGTAAAAAGAAATTTGTATGGAATTATCTCAAAAATAGTCCTTGGTATATGTGGGTGATAAGAATTACAGGGGCAATTCTTATTGCTTATATTGTAATTAATGCCTTAAAACTTAAATAGCTACTTAATGCTCAGATTTATACTTAGGATGTTCATAAAGTACAGGCATACGATTTAACACAAAACGATAGGTCAAAACTAATAAAGTAACTACACCTGCACTAAGAGCTATCTCAGTCCAAGCTGGATAATATTTTTGAGAGAAAGGTACATACCATTTATAAGCTATTAAACACACATTTAAACGATTTACTATTACTCCAAAAGCAGTTAACACTGCTCCTAATTTTACAAGCCAAACAATTCTATTTCTAACAGCAGAAGTAAACATAAGTGCTGGAATAAAAACAAAGGCAATTAATTCAACTGCATACCAAAATCCATAAAATCCTTTTAGATAATGCCACTTTTCATAGTGGGCAAAATCAAGAAGTTTTAAAATTAAATAAATATAAAGGGCACAGGCTGCAGCTTTTCCTAATCCAATAAGCTTTTTGTTAAAATCTTCTTCATCAAAGTCTTTTATTTGATGCTTAAAAGCTTTATGAGTAATAGTTCCTTCAATAATAACAATTGAAATTCCTCCAAAGATTGCTGAAATAAGAAAAAAAGGAGGTAATAATGCTGAATACCATAAAGGATGAAGTTTATAAGGAACCACTAAATATAAACCACCAAGAGCTGACTGATGTCCTCCAGCAATAATCACTCCAAAAATAGTTGCCCAAATAACAAGTTTAGCAAAGAAATCACGAGCTCTTTTTAAATCTAACCATTCAAATACTACCGGAGCAAATTCTATAAGACAAATAATTGTATAAAGGAAGAAATGCCAACCTACTAAGAATAGAACAGAAGAAAAGCCCCAAGACCATATTAATAAATTATATAAATTGTAATATCTTCCCAAATCAAATAAAAGTGCAAAAATAGCAAAAACATATCCAAGAAGACTTGATAAAGCTACAGGTTTTGCAAAATGGTGGTATTCTTTAAGACCAAATAAATGAATTGCAGTCCCCACTGTAAGCCCAGGTGCTGCAAGAGCAATACCTACTAAAATATCAAAACCAATCCAAAAACCCCAGGGGTATTCATCTGAAAGATTTGTAGCAGGACCTAATCCATAAATAAGTCTATATACCATAGCATAAATTCCGAAAATTAAAATTATAAGGGCAATCATATTTCCAATAGTGATATTATCTTTTATGAATTCTCCAAATGTTCTTCCCATAAGAATTTTTTCTCTAAACCAAGAGGTATTATTTCTTTCCATGGCCCTCTCCTTTTTCCTCATTTATGGATTGTTTTTTCTTGCGGGATTTTGAAATTTGATAATAGGCTCCAAAAACTAAAGGCCAAGCTCCTACCACTTCAAAAAGTTTTACCATAAATAAAAATCTCTCACTATATTCTGGTATAGGAGTTTCTTCAAGTTTTGGAAATCCTATTTCTTCAAAAGGAACTGGCGATATATAAAGCCAACTTGTCCCACCTACTTCTTTTTCTCCATATACATGAGGAACATATTTACCGGGATTATTATGAATCCTTTCCCAAGCTATTTTAATAATTTCACTTCTTTTACCAAAAGTTAAAGCTCCTGCAGTACAAATCTCTACACAAGCAGGGACTTTACCTTCAACTATTCTATCATAACACATGGTGCATTTTGTAATTTGTGGAGTAATTGGATCATAATATTCATAGGCAGGGATATCAAAAGGACAAGCTACCATACAATATCTACATCCAACACATACACTTTTATTATAAATAACAGGACCTTCAGGGGTTTTTCTGTAGGCTTCAACTAAACAGGCAGAATAACAGCCAGGATGTACACAATGCATACACTGTCTTTTTACATAAAGAGGTGTTCCATCTTTGGTATAAAATCTATTTACTACAGTAAAATTCCCAGCATGAGGTCTTCTTATTTTATCAAAAACTGAAGGCTTTTGATGAACAGAAGCCTCAAACTCCTTTAATGGTCTATTAGGATTTTGGTTCCATTCATTACATGCCCATTCACATCTTCTGCATCCAATACACTTAGAAATATCTACTAAAACTGCATAAGGTTCTTCTGGAGGGGGCAAATGCTTTTTCTTTCTTTCCTCATAAATTTTCCAAACTTTTTCATTAGCTTTATTCCCGGTAGCATAAATAGATGGTGCATCTCCTTTACTGTATGCCTGAGAAATTGAGGGTTTAGTAATTATTAATGTCCCAGCTAAAGCTCCCAATCCTTTTAAAAATTCCCTTCTATTTAACTTCATAAATAGCCCCCTTTTAATATTTCCGCTCTGTGCTTAAGAGATAATAAATAAATATAAAAACAAAAGCTGCTGTAACTGCAACTACATATTCAAATCCATGAGCAGTAAACAATTGTTCTATAGCATACATATTTCTCTCTCCTTCTTATCTTTTTATTCCAAGCACATCTGTTGGTAAAGGTCTTGGACTCTTTTCTTTATGGCAATCGGTACATCTATGAGTAGGTTTCTCAAGTCTCATATTGTCATGACAACCAATACACTGCACATGGTATGCAGATTGTAATTTTAACTTATTAGGATTAACAGGGTTAAAATACTTAGGATGACAATTCTGACAGGATGGAGGTATATCTTTTTTAGCTTCAGCAGAAGATTTTCTTTGATGATGACATCCCTCACAAAGAACTTTTAAATCATTATGAAAATACCTTGCCAATTTATTATTATTGGAAATATCTACTAATTTATCTATAATTTTGCGATGTGGAAAATCTGCAGGTTCAAATTCTTTTTCTAATACCTTTATTTTAATTTCCTTTTTAACTACTTGAGGATCAAGCCCAGCTGTTGAAAGTGACGGAGGTAAAGTAACTTCTTTTTTACCTGTATGACATCTATCACATACTTCTTTATTAGGTTCCTTAGCTTTAATATCTATTAGAGGAATAAATTTGTGACATCCTGCACAATCTTTTTCCAGTTTCTTTTTATTATGACATCCTGCACAACTATGTTCTGAAAAAGGAGCATGATAGGCATCTACTAAATTTACCCAAGCTCCCTCAGGAATCCCTTCTAATTTATGACAATCTTTACAGGCTCTTAATCTTTCATGATGACAAACTCTGCAGGTTTTATGATAATATTCATGATTTTTATGATTAAAACCAACACCTTTCATTTTGGCATTTTCTATGTTTATAAAATAGGTTTCCTTTTGTCCTCTATCCGGACGCGGAACTTTCTCAAGATCAGCTATAGTTCTATATTTTCCTGTATGGCATTTTCCACACTCAAGTGGAGGAGCTTTTTCTCCTTCCTTTTTGCTAACTTCCATTTCTTTATTAATTTTTATATGACAGCTCAAACATCTTTCATGAGCAGTTTTTTGATAAGAAAGTCTCTTTTCTGTAGTAACTTTAACTATTTGAGAAAGTTCTGATCCTCTCTTTTTCTTACTTAGGTCATGACAATAATAACAAGATTCCTCTGTTCCATTTTGATAAACTAATTTTTTTTCTTTTAAATCATAGGTATGGTGACAAAGACCACAGTCTTTTTCTCCTGTTCTTTCTTTAAGCTTTGTTTCATGGTCATAATGAAATTTAGGATCAAACTCAACCAATGGATACTTTATTTTAACAAATTCCTTTTCCTTTACATGACAATCTCCACAAGTAAGAGGACCTGCTTTTTTCTTCTCTTTTAACTTTTCTTTATGACAACCTATACATTCATCATGATAGGCTTTCTTATAAGCTTCTTTGTCTAACTTAACTATTTTCTTGGGAAATTCAAAAACTAAAACATCTCTTTCTTCTGTTTTCTTTTCTTTTATTATTTCATCTTCTTTTTTTATCCTAGTTAACTCTTCTTTTTTCTCTCTGTGACAAACACTACATGTTTCCCACTCTTTCTTTCCTTCTTTTTTAATGGCCTCTACATGCTTTTTATGATCAAAAATAACCGGGGGTCTTTCTAAGGAGCCAAATATTTCTGTATGAGCAATAACAATTTTATCCTCCGGCTTAGTAATTATTATTTCCTTAGAAGGTGGAATAGCCGGTGCAGTATAAACCTGTTTTATTCCATAGACAATAAGGATTAAATAAATTAAAGCTCCCAAAAGTATTAAAAATAGTGTTTCTTTTCTCATATTCTACTCCTTTTTATCCTTCTTCAGGTAACATTTCTTCAGGAATATACATAGTATTAACTATAAGTTCATCAAAAAACATGGTTTTTACAGGTAATTTGTAATAATTTATTATATCTTTTATCCCTACGTTACAATTATGACAGGGTGTAATTACTATTTTTGCTCCTGTTGCCATAATTTGTTCAGCTTTTATTCTATTTCCTCTTGCCTTATGAGAAATCCACTGAGCTAATACAGCAAGACCTCCCCCTGCATTGCAACAGAAATTATGCTCCCTATTTGGATACATTTCTCTAAAATCTTCGCAACATTGCTCTACAATATATCTAAACTTTTCTGCTGCACCTGCCCTTCTTATAACATTACAAGGATCCTGTAAAGTTACAGGTTCTTTTATTCTTTTTGCAGGATCTATCTTAATTCTTCCACTAACTAAAAGTTCATAGTAAAATTCACCTGGATGCATAGCTTCAAAAGGTGTTTCTTTATATCCTAACATAGGTGGTGCCACATAACTTGTGGCAAATCTCGGGTGCCCTCACTCAGTTAAAATTAATTTTTTAGCCCGCAGTCGTGCTGCATTATCATAAAGCCCCCTTACAATTCTTTGCATAGTAAAGAAGTCACGAATAAACATGGGCATATTACTACTATCCCAAGAATCATTCATAGTAACCATTGTCCACTTCACACCAGCTACCTGAAATATTTTAGCAATACGGTCTATATGATAAACTCCTGCCTTTGGTTCAGCAGCAAGGGGATACCATATAACTTCAACTCCTTCTAAATCCATAGGAATTCTTAAATTCTTTAATTCATACATGCCCTCTTCTTCTCTCCAAAATAGCGTATCAATATAATCACTTTGGGACATCCATACCTGATTCAATGTAGCCATAAAAGCTTGATTCATCTCAAACATTCTTTGAGGAACAACCCCTAAAAGGAAACAAAATCTTCTTACTAATCCAATAATAAAGGTAATATCTAAACCAAAGGGACAATATAAACTACAACGATGACATATATTACATTCAGTAAATGCTATTCTTGCAATATCATACACTAAACTTGGTTCTACTTTCCCTTTTCTTTTCATCAATTCCCAAACAGTCATTTTTACTTTTGAAACAGGTGCATAGGTTGGATCCCTATCATTTGATAAATACCACTGGCATGCTTCGGCACAAAGTCCACAATGTATACATGTTTCTACAATAGCTTTAATTCTTGCAGTTTCTTTCCCAAAAACTGCTTGATAAGCTTTTTCTATTTTTTCTGGTGTTATTCTTTTTATTGTCTCATCAAGACCAGGATCCTCAATTTTAGGTCTTACATATTCAGGAAAATGAGAACTTACATATACTTCTTTTTCTTCTGAAACTTCCGGCTTAATTGCCATTATTTATCCCCCCTTATTTTTTTACCAATCCTTTGTTTTCCAACTTGCTGCTTGAGAAGCCATCCAAGCCCTTGTAAAGAAGAAGTAATACATATGGGTAAGTCTTGTAAATGGAATAGCTATAAGCATTATCTCCCCAAATAGAATATGAAGATTTAACATAGCCCTATAAGGTAATAGCCATTGATAATGAGCTAAAAAACCCGTTAAGAAAGTAAAAAGACATATAAATACAAAGATAAAATCAGAATAGGTAGTAACAAATCTAACTGTAGGATCAAATATTCTTCTTCCAATAAAAAACAAACACCCAATAATTACAAAAATTGACCAAACATCTGCTACAGTCTCTGGTAAAGTCCACCAAGAAATTTTCCAAGATTCATACCATAAAGCATTATGGGCATAAAGAAAAATAGGAATAAAAACTATACCTGTATGGAAAACAAAAGTAAAAAGGGTAAAGTAAGGTCTAAGCCTCCAGCTTCTTGAACCAAAAGGAATTAACCAATGAAAATAAGATTTAATAGCTGCTTTAAGATTAATAAAAGGTAACACAACTTTCTCTTTCTTAGCTAAATTTATTAAGGTGTAAATTCTATAAATACTTCCAACTATAAAAACTATAAAAGTTATCCATACCATTGGACCTCTTAAAAAACTGTAAAGAGCTACACTTTCTAAAAACCCCATATCCTTCCCTCTTTATTTATATTTCATTAACAGAAAAAACTTTTCTGCAATACTTACCATCTTTTATACATCTTACAAGAATTTTAGAACCATCCGGACTAAAAACAGGGTCCCATAACCATTCATAGGCTTCTTTACTAACTTTTCCATCAACTACAATAAAATATTTTCCGTCTTTTTCTGCTCTAACAGCTATCTTATCCCCTGTTGGAGAAAATATCGGATCCCATACATTATCAAACCAAGTTTCCCAAGGATATCCGTCAACTGCTATGGTCCATTTATTATTATGTTTTACTACAGCAGCTACCTTTTTACTATCTGGACTAAAATGAGGATCTAAAACCATCTGATTAAAAGTAATCTTCCAAGGATTCCCATCTATAGCTACAGTCCATTCTCCCGAAGCTAAAGCTACAACTGCTGCTATTTTTTTACCATCAGGACTAAATTTTTGTTTCCAAACTTGCAAAAAGTAAGGCCATATAGGATCTCCATTTTTAGCCAAAGTCCATCCTTCTTGTGTTTGAACAGGTGCAATTACATCAGAACTCTTAGGTACAAAAATAGGCTCCCAACAACCCCCGAATTCTTTATTCCAAGTTTTACCGTCAACTGCTATAGTATATTTAGAAAGATCAGTCATTACACAAACTGCTACATGATTCCCATCATCGCTAAATACACCACCATAAATACTCATAAATGAATTATCCCAGGGTATACCATCAACTGCAATAGTATAATTTTTTTCATAAAACCAAAAAATATCTAATTCTCTTCTTGGATTTATCTGCACACGAGAAGCTGTTCTTTGACCATCAGGGCTCATTATTACGTCTCTTACTTCAACAAAAAGATTTTCCCAAGGTTGATCATTAAGACAAACTCCTTGGGTCATTTCTGGAGTTCTAAAATTAATGGCTATACTTTTGGTGTCAGGACTTAAAGTTAGATTCCATGCCATATCAAAAGTATTTTCCCAACGAGTTTCACCTTTCTCTCCTATTATTAAATTCCACTGATAATCTGCATAACCAAGACAAATAGGCTCATTATCTAAATTAAACTTAAGAGAATACATCCTATCAAAAAGTTCTTCCCAGGTCTCTCCATTTATACATAAGGTAAATTTACGAGTTTCAGGTTGAACAATTCCTGCAATTTTTTCTCCATCAGGAGAAGGAGTAAGTTCTCTTATATCAATAAATTTTTCCTTCCACTCATTTATATTTGCAATTACTTTATTCTTAGTCTCCCAATCCCAACCTTCTCTCATTAAAATTATCCTCCCTCTAAGAATACTTTTAAATTTAAAATTTTGGTAAAACTCTCCAAAAAAGTCAAGAGCATAAAAATCTTAAAAATTCAATATTTTTACAAATTTTTCAAAAAAATTTTTTTTAAATCTTTCTTTTTTTAACTTTTTACGTTTTTTAATCATATATTTATTTATCAAAAAAATTATGATAAAACAAAATTTCTTCTTTAAAATTTTTATCTTCCAAAGTTTTTAGCCAATCTTTAGGATATCCCATAAATTTTGGCTTTCCTTCCTTGATTTCTATAATCCATTCACTTAAAAATAAAGTTATTAAATTAGTATCTAAAATAACTATAGTAATATTTTTTCTTTTTAAGGTGTTTAGCCAATTTGCAAAATATTTAATGTCTTCTAAATGTAACCCCTGTAAAGGATACTCTAAAAAGAGATAATCAAATTTTATATTACCTAAAAGTTTTTTTGCTATGAAAAGCCTATTTCTTTCCCCTCCTGAAAGTTCTTCAATACTCTGTCCTAACTTTAAATAAGAAAGATTGAGTTCTTTAAGCAGTTGAACTTTTTCCTTTATTTGATAAACGCCGCTAAATATAGATAATATCTCTTCTATAGTAAAATCAAAAATTTCAGAAATTTTAAATCCTTTGTAAGTTAGATTTAATACTTCAGGATTTAAACGTTTACCAAAACATTCTTCACAGATAGAGCTAAGTTTTAAATTTTCTGTTTCCCAAATTCTTTTTCCTTTACCTCTACAGCTTGAACAAACCCCTTCCTTGGTATGAAAACTAAAATTCTTTTGAGTTAGTCCTTTTATCCTTGCAGAGGGGAGTTTAATCAATATTTCTTTTAAATCATCCCAAATACCTGTATAACTTATTATAAGGTCATCCCTACCTTTAAGTTCTTTTGCTTCAATTTTTAAAATTTTTCCTTCTTTTTTCAAAACCTCATAAAGCTTTTCAAAAAATAAAGTTTTTTTGCTACCTATTTTCCCATAAATTAAATTAATCCCCTCTTTTAATAGATTTACTTTCTGTTTCTCTACAAAAA
The window above is part of the Thermodesulfobacterium geofontis OPF15 genome. Proteins encoded here:
- a CDS encoding (Fe-S)-binding protein; the protein is MAIKPEVSEEKEVYVSSHFPEYVRPKIEDPGLDETIKRITPEKIEKAYQAVFGKETARIKAIVETCIHCGLCAEACQWYLSNDRDPTYAPVSKVKMTVWELMKRKGKVEPSLVYDIARIAFTECNICHRCSLYCPFGLDITFIIGLVRRFCFLLGVVPQRMFEMNQAFMATLNQVWMSQSDYIDTLFWREEEGMYELKNLRIPMDLEGVEVIWYPLAAEPKAGVYHIDRIAKIFQVAGVKWTMVTMNDSWDSSNMPMFIRDFFTMQRIVRGLYDNAARLRAKKLILTEUGHPRFATSYVAPPMLGYKETPFEAMHPGEFYYELLVSGRIKIDPAKRIKEPVTLQDPCNVIRRAGAAEKFRYIVEQCCEDFREMYPNREHNFCCNAGGGLAVLAQWISHKARGNRIKAEQIMATGAKIVITPCHNCNVGIKDIINYYKLPVKTMFFDELIVNTMYIPEEMLPEEG
- the tmcD gene encoding electron transfer complex subunit TmcD encodes the protein MREGWDWETKNKVIANINEWKEKFIDIRELTPSPDGEKIAGIVQPETRKFTLCINGETWEELFDRMYSLKFNLDNEPICLGYADYQWNLIIGEKGETRWENTFDMAWNLTLSPDTKSIAINFRTPEMTQGVCLNDQPWENLFVEVRDVIMSPDGQRTASRVQINPRRELDIFWFYEKNYTIAVDGIPWDNSFMSIYGGVFSDDGNHVAVCVMTDLSKYTIAVDGKTWNKEFGGCWEPIFVPKSSDVIAPVQTQEGWTLAKNGDPIWPYFLQVWKQKFSPDGKKIAAVVALASGEWTVAIDGNPWKITFNQMVLDPHFSPDSKKVAAVVKHNNKWTIAVDGYPWETWFDNVWDPIFSPTGDKIAVRAEKDGKYFIVVDGKVSKEAYEWLWDPVFSPDGSKILVRCIKDGKYCRKVFSVNEI
- the tmcC gene encoding TmcC family electron transfer complex membrane anchor subunit, whose translation is MGFLESVALYSFLRGPMVWITFIVFIVGSIYRIYTLINLAKKEKVVLPFINLKAAIKSYFHWLIPFGSRSWRLRPYFTLFTFVFHTGIVFIPIFLYAHNALWYESWKISWWTLPETVADVWSIFVIIGCLFFIGRRIFDPTVRFVTTYSDFIFVFICLFTFLTGFLAHYQWLLPYRAMLNLHILFGEIMLIAIPFTRLTHMYYFFFTRAWMASQAASWKTKDW